The DNA window TGTGGGTGGTTGCGAGGTCACTGGTTCCCAGGTAGCTGGAAGGCCAGGCGAAGGCCAAAAGCTTGAGTAGGGGTTGGTGAGATCATTAGTGCCTGAGCACTTGATAGGCCAGGAGAAGGCCCGTGGGCTGTGCAGGGTCCCATGAGGTCTCTCTTGcctgaggagctgataggccaggagcaggcttATGGATAGTGTAGGTGCTTGTGAGGCTCCTGGTGCCTGAGGAGGTGATaggccaggagctggcagatgtctgGTGAATGTCCTTGTGATGTCAGTGGTGCCTGAGTACCTGATAAGCCAGGAAGAGGCACATGGCAGTGGTAGATGCTATGACATCACCTGTGGCTGAGTAGTGGATAGGCCAGGAGTATGCCCATGGCTTGTGCATGAGCTCatcatttccctgctgctggagtagCTTTTAGGCCAAGAGCAGGGATATGGCTTGTGTGGGTGCTTCTGATGTCATCAAAATAATCATTTAGACCCCACCCAAACATGGCTTTTTGGAAGAACCAACGTCAGCAGAAGCCTGtacacagcacacacacacacacacacacatgtgtgaCAGCGTGAGTCAtgagcacacagcagcaggagtaGGAGGGTGTGAGGTCACAGTCACTGTAACTCCCAAGCAGAGAGCGCTGGCAGTGGGAGGGCTGTGAGGTTACCGTCAGTCTAAGTGCTGCTCAGAGAGTGGTGGCACTAGGAGGGTGTGAGGTGACGTCAGCGATGGCAGTCCGTGGCCGTGGGGCTCAGTGCCGAGCGGGCGTGTGCATCAGAGGGGCATGCCGGGGGCCGGGAgctgcccagccccgtgccTGCGAGGCCgaaggagcagcccctgcagccctggctggagcagtcggggtgggggtggctcCGGGGCCCcgcagggatgtgcctgggcaCGGTGCCAGGAGGAAACCACAGACTGCCTGCCGGGGCGCTGCGGGGGGAGCGCGGCGAGCGCTGCCAGGCCACGTGGGCTGTGGTTTGTGCACCTGTAGGCTCCGGCTCCCGATCTGCCCGCGGGGAATAACGGCCCCTGGGTGACACGCAGAGAGTCAGGGACATGTCTGAGCCTTGGGGCTGCGtgtctgctgccagggcagggacatgTCCCAGCTCGGGCTCCTGCGAGGGACCCGCCGTGGGGCTCTGCGGGGAGGGACGGGTGAGCCAGCACTCCTGGCATGGAGCTCTTCCCCTGGCCGAGgacttttcccagctgctgctcccagcacagcggGGGCTGtagcaggggcaggggctgttTCCTTTCCAAGCTGACACAGACCCCAAAGCAGTCCCAGCTCCGTGGTTCCCATGGCTTGATGGTGCCTGGACACTCATGCCTTGGCTTCTTGGGTGagcccagcagaggagatgctcaTTGCTCCCCGTGCCCACAGCAGGGGTCGAGGGGTGACAAACCCATTTCCCCTCCACACCCAGCTTGTCCCGTGACGATCCCCCACTGCAGTGACCATGACACCCGCAGCGAAACATCTATGTCCCTCATATATGGTCATGAATGGcgctggagaagttcattgGAGGGCTTGGCTGTGTCGGAGGGGAGATCGCTCCTGATAATGTCTAAaaaggtgctgctgctttgattggctcctcctgcagctggatCGGCATCGACAGAGATATATTACCCTCCCATGATCGTTGTCCCTGTGAGTCCCCAGGAGGCGTGAGAGGGAGTGGGGTtccgcagggctgtgccagcagggcagaaggctgaggatggggatggagggactcctgtcccctcaggtgctgtggctgctcctctgGGTGCAGCTGTGCAGGGGTAAGTGCCGACATCCTTGTCCCAGAGATGGGGCCAGCGGGCTCCAGTGGGGTCATTGGGACACCCCTTGGAATGGGGTTGCTTTGAAGGTGCCGCTGAGGTGAGGGACAGATGTTACTCCAGTCGATGGAACTTCTGCCTTTGCTTGTGCTCtctgggtgggagagggagccGTGGGCCTGGGGGCACGGGGCTGTACAGGGGTTTCTGGGCTGGTGAGGAGACGGTGCCCTGTGCAGGGCCGGGCATGGTGTGCGGGTTGGCATGGGCAGGGGGTCGTtgaggtgggaggaggtgcttcaggctgtggggtggtgaatggcccagcagggccagagctgggcacctccagccctttgcaggacatggagagaaaagggaCCCCGACACTGCCCTGGAGACAGCGTGGAAGGAGGAGGGCTCCCATGCTGGTGCCTGTGCCTCAGCCTGGTCAGGAGGTACCTCCAGACCTGTGGTCTGTGGCTCGGTGCTCTCCTCGCCATTCTCATTTTGGTGTTTGAAGGGGCTGCGGAGGTGAGGCTGGAAAATGGTGGCGGACGCTGTGCTGGAAGAGTGGAAGTGAAACAAGAGGGCCAGTGGGGGACCGTGTGTCATTATGACTGGGACATGTCTGATGCTGCAGTGGTTTGCAAGCAGCTGGACTGTGGGTCTGCTGTTCAAGCTCATTTGTATGGATACTTTGGGCCAGGATCTGGCCCCATTTGGATGTATGGCGTTCAGTGTGACGGCAACGAGGCTGCCCTGTCTGACTGCACAAACAGAGAATTTTATCGAGATTACTGTGATCACACTCTGGATGCTGGAGTTACATGTTCAGGTAAGGGGCCAGCCCGTTCCCCACCTTTGtggctgggatgggggaagggacctggctgtgccctcAGGGAAACATGGGGGTACTGGAGAAGGGCCCAGTGTGACCAGTCACCCTGCTGAGCTGGGACTGTCATTGCTGGTTTCCCTGGTCCCTGAGGAAAGCCCAGGGGGAACCTGCCACTGCCTGACCCCTGGTGTGGCTCAGCCCACCGTCCgtgggtgcctggggctgggacaTGAGtgcccaccctgccctgccatcTCTGTTGGTTCccatctttctcctcctgtacACACAggagctgtctggcagcaccAAGGACCTGGTTCCCCCATGCCAGAGACACTGAGAGCAGCTCACGtggccacccacagccccagggaagGGCCCAGGGTCGTCAGGGACTTTTGGGTTGTGTTCCCTCGCAGACACGACTCCCCCAAAGCAGAGGGTCTGCTGAGAGGGGAGCAGCACTGGGCTTGGGCAGAAGAGCAGGGTGGCCCATGGCCACCTCATGCCTCTTCCAGGGTCACCCCATGAGAGCCAGCCCAGAGGGAAACACCCCTGTGCAGGCAGTGCTGacctgctgcccagcctctcctgcctaccccagcccctggctgccctgTGTCACAGGGCCTTGGCCAGCACTTGCTGGCTCTCCTTGGTGCCTGTCCTTGCACTGGGAGCTCgtgtcagcccagggctgctcctctgcccgctCTCCTGCCTTCTGACCAGCCCTTGGCCAGGGCTGTGCACGCCTGGCAGTGCACTCTGGCCCTGGCTGAGGACCCTCCCCAGgcaggtgctggagctgggggctggTGCAGACAGTGACTGTAGGTACACCCACACTGCATCTGTGCCCTGTGACATGTCCCAtctcccagcagtgccccaaCAGCCCGAGAACCATGTGGGACTGGGGTGCATTTCTGGTGGCTCCAAGGGGTTCCTGCGCCTGGCCCTGAGCTGggtggggcagagctggctgcaacAGCCAACAGCACCTGGGCCCATCTCCTTGGGGCCAAgagctctgggtgctgcagggcctgGGGCCAGTTCCCAGCAGCCCAGGGTCTCCAGAATAGCAGCAGTTGACTTAAGTGGTGCCTGTGGGTTTGGTAGAAAAGCCAGTCCCCGAGTGCTGTGCTGATTTCTGAAGAGTGGTCGGGGGGTCTCTGGTGTGTTTGTGCCATCAGCACCcactggcagctgctgggaTAGTTGTGAGGCTCTTTGCCTGTGGCCACCTTGGAGATGAGGTGAGGCATGGCCAGGCAACTGCCAGAGGGCTCTGGGACCTCACAGGGGTCTTTGGTTGCTCCAGGATTTGTCCAGCTGGTTGGAGGGGACAGCCCCTGCTCAGGACGAGTGGAGATCTATGACAAGGACCAGTGGAAAGCTGTCTGTGACTCAGACTTTGGTCCCAAAGCCACTGACGTGGTCTGTGGGGAGCTGCAGTGCGGCGTAGCCCTGTCCATGCCTGGGGCagctcattttggaaaaagtggTGGTTCCATCTgggacagagagctgcagtgttTGGGGAATGAATCCCTTCTCGCCTCCTGCCCAAGAGGGTCCCCCAGGGACCAGCCCTGCACCCAAGCCAACACTGCCGGTCTCACCTGCACAAGTAAGGACTCAGGGTGGGGTGTTGAATGCTGAGTGTGAGCTGGGGACGGGGAGCAGGACGGGGCCTGTACTGTGCTGGGTGTGAAGTCAGGAGGGGTGATGTGGTTTTCTACAGCCCTAAGAgactgcagaaggagcagaaaggaaggtTGTCCCTCTAGACTGTCCCCCAGCTACCGACGCTGTAAGAGCACCAACGCAGCCTCTCTCATCTTCCTCTGTCCCCAGAGTACACAGGGTTCAGGCTggtgaatggcagcacagcttgTGATGGAAGAGTGGAGGTCCAGGTGCTGGGGACCTGGGGCACCCTCTGTGCTTCCCGTTGGGACCTCTTGGATGCCCATGTTCTCTGTCGCCACCTCAACTGTGGGTTTGCTGAGTCCATTCCTGGAGGAGGGCATTTTGGGAGAGGCACGGGCCCCACCTGGAGAGAGTCATTCCACTGTGATGGGACTGAAGGCCACCTGGGACAGTGCCCAGTGACTGCCCTGGGAGCCTCACCGTGCTCCCACGAGAATGTCGCTGCTGTCATTTGCTCAGGTGAGTGCTGGGAGAACACTGTGTTGACTCCATTTTCCCCTGGGGTGTGACATGGCCACCCAAAGCAAGGGAccccatggcagcagcagcagggtgaatTTCTCCCTGGAGAAACCCCAGCTTCACCAGGAGTGATGTGGAGATCTTGATGTGCTCAGACTGAACGCTCTGATGTGGGAGAGCTAGGACTGAGCCAGGCCTGGGGTCCCCTGCTCTCATGCTGCGGGACAGGcccaggatggggctgtggggctcagctccctccctccggCTGCAGACAGCCCTGTCCCAGACCCACAGAGAGTCCCACAGAGCCCAATCCCACACCCAGAGgggctgcctgcctgtccccagcagcagcagcagcagagcaggggtgtgagctgcagagcaggactgggCTTTGCCCTGGCTTCTGCTCAGCACAAGACCCAAGCTGGGCCTGTTTGGTCAGAAAGGGCCCCctcgctctgctccctgccagggacacTGGCTCCCAGCCCCCGTTCCCCAGGGGcgcagagagggacagagatgTGTGTGCTGCCCCGTGTCTCAGCAGTGCCAGTGCCAGCGCTGAGGTTGGGCAAGGCTTGTCCTTGTGCTGCCCATCCCCAGGCCATTGCaccacctgctgctccctcctgcggGAGCTGCCCCATCTGCCTCAGCAGGGACGTGCTGGGTGGTTCTGCCCCAGCAAGAGCCAAGAGAGTGTCTTGCCCAGGAAGGCTCAGGGACTGGGAAACCAGCAGTGTGGAAACCTGCTCCTGAAGCTCACtgcagagggctgggggcaggcagaTGAGCTTCAGGGCACCGTGAGGTTTCCAGAGCCTGGAGAGGCACCTCAGGTTCCTGGGCTCTCTGGTGTTGCTGAGGGCTGGGACgtggctgctctccccaggctcAGCCAGCTCCGCATCCCTGCGGCTGGTGGGTGGAGGGAGCCGGTGTGACGGGCGAGTGGAGATCTTCCAGCGCGGGACGTGGGGCAGAGTCCTGGATGACCAGTGGGACATGCAGGAGGCCAGTGTGGTGTGCCGGCAGCTGCGGTGTGGAGAGGCAGAGACAGCCTACAACCCCCCGAAGCCTGAGAGAGGGACAGGTCCCGTGGGGCTGCGAGGGGTGCGGTGCGCAGGGCATGAGGCCAGCCTGACCCTCTGCAACACCTCCCTGGCCGAGAGTGCGCTGGCAGCAGGGATTGCAGAGGATGTGGGGGTCGTTTGCTGGGGTGAGTGGCACTGCAGGGGCCCCCCAGGCTctgggctgggtgggcaccAGCCCCTGACAGCAACTGGGGTTTCTTCCCACTGCAGGGAGCCGGCAGGTCCGGCTGGTGAACGGGTCCGGGCGCTGTGCTGGGAGAGTGGAGATCTACTaccagggcagctgggggaccATCTGTGATGACGGCTGGGACCTGCCCGATGCCACTGTCGTTTGCCACCAGCTGGGCTGCGGAGGGGCGGTGGAGGCAGTTGGCTCTGCTCGGTTTGGGGAAGGCTCCGGGCAGATCTGGCTGGAGAGTGTGAACTGCTCCGGGGCTGAAGCTGCTCTCTGGGACTGCCCGGCAGGGTCCTGGGGGAAGCATGACTGCGGGCACAAAGAGGACGCAGGAGTCGTCTGctcaggtctgtgctgggagctgggagctgtggtgggAGCCCAGTGCCTGGGGAGGCCGGGCTAAGGGGAGAGCTGGCAATGCTCGAGGCTGTCGCTGGCTGCCTCTGAGCCCCTGCCCAAGCCCATCCTGGGGACACCCATGCACAGGTCCCCTCAGTCCCATCAATGGTCTCTGAGGAGCTCAGTTGTGCCCATGGGTTAGTGGGGAGGGCAGGGTTGTCTGTCCACCAGGGActtgttggagagagtccagagcagggccacgaagctgattaGAGGGctttcctgtgaggacaggctgagagagttgggattgttcagcctgcagaaaaggcagctccagggagatctaattgcagcttaccagtacttgaaggggcctacaggaaagatggtcagggactgtttatcagggagtgtagtgacaggacaaggggtaatgggtttaagctgaaggagggtcgatttagattagatgttagaaagaaattctttactgttagagtggtgaggccctggaacaggttgcccagagaggttgtggatgccccatccctggaagtgttcaaggccaggttggatgaggctttgggcaacgtggtctagt is part of the Grus americana isolate bGruAme1 chromosome 27 unlocalized genomic scaffold, bGruAme1.mat SUPER_27_unloc_6, whole genome shotgun sequence genome and encodes:
- the LOC129200103 gene encoding scavenger receptor cysteine-rich type 1 protein M130-like; this translates as MSDAAVVCKQLDCGSAVQAHLYGYFGPGSGPIWMYGVQCDGNEAALSDCTNREFYRDYCDHTLDAGVTCSGFVQLVGGDSPCSGRVEIYDKDQWKAVCDSDFGPKATDVVCGELQCGVALSMPGAAHFGKSGGSIWDRELQCLGNESLLASCPRGSPRDQPCTQANTAGLTCTKYTGFRLVNGSTACDGRVEVQVLGTWGTLCASRWDLLDAHVLCRHLNCGFAESIPGGGHFGRGTGPTWRESFHCDGTEGHLGQCPVTALGASPCSHENVAAVICSGDSASLRLVGGGSRCDGRVEIFQRGTWGRVLDDQWDMQEASVVCRQLRCGEAETAYNPPKPERGTGPVGLRGVRCAGHEASLTLCNTSLAESALAAGIAEDVGVVCWGSRQVRLVNGSGRCAGRVEIYYQGSWGTICDDGWDLPDATVVCHQLGCGGAVEAVGSARFGEGSGQIWLESVNCSGAEAALWDCPAGSWGKHDCGHKEDAGVVCSDFVALRLENSTNCSGRLQVFYNGTWGSVCSNSMTPKTVSLACKELGCGDAKSLERYPTSGRLTGPAWLDRVECGERNSSFWQCPSAPWDPQSCDDLRDETHITCNGRQPETPPALGATCPNSTSCTDREKIRAVGGEKGCSGRVEVWHRGSWGTVCDDSWDMQDAEVACRQLGCGPAVSALGEAAFGEGTGPIWLEKVECRGTEPSLQDCWAQPGDSGACRHKEDAAVNCSAAPRTAAPTPRADPTQGRPTGSGRVSLPVIICIILGALLCLLLALLAGQVWSARAGRRGSERAWEPFPEALYEEIGYSPA